Genomic DNA from Rubripirellula tenax:
GCTCGATGCTTCCGACCAACGATAACGTCGCGTCCTTCTGTGCAGGATCGACGACGCTCTCTTTGACCAGTTCGGGACGGCCGTAGGTGAGAGTACCTGTTTTGTCGAAGATCACGGTCCGACACTGGTCCATGCGTTCCAAAACCGCGGGGTCACGGATCACAATCGCTCGTTTTGCCGCAAGCGATATCGAGCCGATGATGGCGACGGGGATCGCGATCAACAACGGACAAGGCGTTGCGACGACCAACACGGCAAGGAACCGCACCGGATCACCGCTGGCAATCCACGCGGCGAAGGCGACGGTCAAGGCGATCGGTGTGTAGATCGCGCCCAACTGATCACCCAGTCGGCGAATTTGCGGCCGATGCTGAGACGACGACTGCATCACATTCATGATCTGCGCATACCGAGAATCTTTAGCGACTTTCTCGGCGCGAATCGTGATGGCCGAATCGCCGTTGATGGCGCCCGACAACACCGCCGATCCGGGCGTCTTGCTCATCAGGTAAGGTTCGCCGGTTAAATAGGATTCGTCCATCACGGTGTGCCCTTCGGTGACGGTCCCGTCGATCGGACAAACCTCGTGCGGGAACAAAACGATCTGGTCACCGATCACGATGGATTCGACAGGAACGTCATCGATCGAAGAACCGCTTTGCCGGTGGGCCTGGGACGGCATCCGCCGCGACAGGGCTTCCAAAACCGACGAAGCGCTGCGAACGGCATAAGCCTCCAAAGCTTCGCCACCGGACAACATCAACACCACCAACGTGCCCGCCAAGTACTCGCCCAAAATCGCAGCGGTCACGATCGAAATGCCGGCCAACAAGTCGGAACCAAATTCGCCTCGAACGAGGTTGCCCAAAAGCTCCCAGACCAATGGGATTCCGCCAAGCAGCAGAGCAACGTAGAGCGGAAAATCTGCGATATCCGCACGCCCCAACCCGTACCGCATCACCAAGTGCAGCACGATGGCTACAATCGCGAGTGCGGCGATCGCAATTTGTGAACGACTTTGATCAACCAGACCGCTTGGCGAAGATGTATTGCTCATCACTAGATTCTAAGCACAGATCGCCCAATGGGTGACGGGCGACCGTCGCCGGATGGTCTATGATGTAGCCAGAGATCGGCTGACGGGCATTCGTGTTGAATCCTGTTCTTGAACTCGCATTTTGGAATCGGCACGTTGGAACTGGCACTTTGGGGCGGCAACTTCAATCCGCCTGGAAATCATCACATCGAGATCGCGCGTGCGCTCGCAAGAGTCGCCGAGCGGGTTGTGATCGTGCCAGCGGGACCGCGCGCCGAAAAACGTGAACAGAATGCGATCGCCAGCACGTTTCGCGCAGCCCTAGTCGATCTCGCGTTTCGAGATATCGATCGCGTCGAGTTGGATTTTTCGGACTTAGAAAACCAAGTCTTCACCAGCAACGACGAACTCGCACGTCGCTACTCCGACGCCGACGTCTGGCATGTCGTTCCCCGAGAATTCGTCGATGGCGGCGCGACCGAAGAATCCATGATCCAACAGTACTGGGAACAGTCGGGCGATCTGTGGAAGTCCGCAAAATTCCTTATCGTCCATCCAAAGAATCACCCGCCAAGCGTCGCCGATCTGCCGCCGAATTATCGATTGTTGGAAGTCAACGCCGAGGGACGATCACAAGACATCCGCGTTGCCTTGGTGCGTGGCGAGAACGTGTCGCATCAAATCGATCCCGCGGTGCTGAACTTCATCGAGACGCGCGGTCTGTATCGATTGAGCTCGCCGGCGCACAGCCGAACGATTTCGCTGCAGGGTAAAAGCGGGCACGTCTACTTTGACAAGCGTAACGTGGCCGCGTCGGACTGGGCGCAACGGTTCAACAGCGTCTCGATCGACCGGGCCGACTACGTGATCGCCCTGGGTGGTGACGGAACGATGTTGCAAGCGATTGGAAAGTTCTGGGAGCGACGGATTCCGTTTTTCGGCGTCAACTTTGGACACGTCGGATTTTTGCTGAACGACCGAGAAGACGTGTCGTCGTCGTCGTTCCCTTCCGAGGATGTGATCGTGCGCGATCTGCCAATGTTACGAGTCGAGTCGCTGTTGACGGACGGTTCAACATCGGTCGGCTTAGCGTTTAATGACGCTTGGCTTGAACGGTCCACCGGACAGACGGCTTGGTTGGAAGTCAAGGTTGACGACCAGGTCCGATTCAAAAAGCTGGTTTGCGACGGCGTCCTGACTTGTACCGCAGCCGGCTCGACGGCATATGCGTCGTCGATGGGAGCGACTCCCATGCTGGCGGACACCGAAGCGTGGATGTTGGTGGGGTCCAACGTGATGACTCCGCGAAATTGGAAGTCGGCGCCGATCTCCATGAACTCGTCCATCACCGTTCGGAACCTCGACCCAGACAAACGCCCCGTCCGTGGCTTCATCGGCGGCACGTCTCTTGGGGATGTTTTGGAAATGCGGATCCGACCGTCGCGAACCGCGTTCGTCGAGCTCGCGTTCCTGCCCGAGCACGACATGTCACGCAAAATCGCCGACGTCTTGTTTCCCAACACGTGAACCAGCGATCTCTACGACAGTGCGACGATCCACGACAACGCCAAGATTCCGACGGCGATCGTCCCGGCGCCCCACTGAACATCCCCGCGTGCCAACCACTGTTCGGGCATCCGGCAGGCGATCCAGCCGATCACAAATCCGGCGAATAGTCCCGATGCGTGTGCGCCAACATCCGTCCGCTCGTCGCCGATGCCCAACATCGCGAACATCAGGACTCCGCCAACCAACGGACTGTAACGCTTCATCGCCGATTGAGTCGACCGAGTCCGCGGCGCCATCGCGTGCGCGACCATGACGCCCAATGCCCCAAACACGGCGGTCGAAGCACCAATCGAACCGTGATCCGCGTCACGCATCATTGCGTTGAGGTAGTTCCCAATGCCTCCGGCCAACAAAATCGCTAACCAACCGACGCCACCACCAAGCACACGGCCGACCAAGAACCCGAAAACGCCACCGAAGGCGAGATTCGATAGCCAATGCTGAAGATCAACATGCAATGAAAGCGCAGTGAAGGCACGCCACCATTGACCGGACATCACATCGCCGGCCTTCATCCGTCCAAATTCGTTCCAGGCTTGGTCAAGCGGCGGCGTCCAAGCCGTCACGGTAATCGCATTGACGATCACCGCGTACGCAAACACGCCGGCCAAAGCACCGCCGTACAAACGCAGCGGCCGAGTGGTTGTCACAACGGACTCGGCATTGTCGCGCAGATACCCTTCGATCTCGTCAATCGCCGCCGACTGATTCGATTCATCGACCAGCAACGACCAGCTTCCGTCTCGCATGACGCCCTCGCCCGCGATCCCAACGGCCGCCAGCGCCAATCGCAAGTCACTGCATTGTCGACGCGAATCGGTTTGGTGGACGACGACTCGTGACAACGCCTAATCCTTGTCCGCTCGCAAGACAGAAACGAACGCC
This window encodes:
- a CDS encoding heavy metal translocating P-type ATPase, with translation MSNTSSPSGLVDQSRSQIAIAALAIVAIVLHLVMRYGLGRADIADFPLYVALLLGGIPLVWELLGNLVRGEFGSDLLAGISIVTAAILGEYLAGTLVVLMLSGGEALEAYAVRSASSVLEALSRRMPSQAHRQSGSSIDDVPVESIVIGDQIVLFPHEVCPIDGTVTEGHTVMDESYLTGEPYLMSKTPGSAVLSGAINGDSAITIRAEKVAKDSRYAQIMNVMQSSSQHRPQIRRLGDQLGAIYTPIALTVAFAAWIASGDPVRFLAVLVVATPCPLLIAIPVAIIGSISLAAKRAIVIRDPAVLERMDQCRTVIFDKTGTLTYGRPELVKESVVDPAQKDATLSLVGSIERYSKHPLAEAIVEAASTRDLPVLATSEISEKAGQGLRGTVGGRQLRITNRKTLLGELPHVAPDLPPPAAGLECVVMVDGEYAATYQFRDTPRAEGKSFIRHLGPQHRIERVMLLSGDRESEVRYLADRVGVTEIHAEKSPEEKLEIVRKETAAAGTIFVGDGINDAPALMAATVGIAFGQNSDVTTEAAGAVILDSSLEKVDELLHISRRMRRIALQSAVGGMAISIIGMIVAAAGYLPPVAGAITQELIDVAAVVNALRVAIRPKSLTDFDGAKTTETD
- a CDS encoding NAD(+)/NADH kinase, with amino-acid sequence MNSHFGIGTLELALWGGNFNPPGNHHIEIARALARVAERVVIVPAGPRAEKREQNAIASTFRAALVDLAFRDIDRVELDFSDLENQVFTSNDELARRYSDADVWHVVPREFVDGGATEESMIQQYWEQSGDLWKSAKFLIVHPKNHPPSVADLPPNYRLLEVNAEGRSQDIRVALVRGENVSHQIDPAVLNFIETRGLYRLSSPAHSRTISLQGKSGHVYFDKRNVAASDWAQRFNSVSIDRADYVIALGGDGTMLQAIGKFWERRIPFFGVNFGHVGFLLNDREDVSSSSFPSEDVIVRDLPMLRVESLLTDGSTSVGLAFNDAWLERSTGQTAWLEVKVDDQVRFKKLVCDGVLTCTAAGSTAYASSMGATPMLADTEAWMLVGSNVMTPRNWKSAPISMNSSITVRNLDPDKRPVRGFIGGTSLGDVLEMRIRPSRTAFVELAFLPEHDMSRKIADVLFPNT
- a CDS encoding rhomboid family intramembrane serine protease, giving the protein MSRVVVHQTDSRRQCSDLRLALAAVGIAGEGVMRDGSWSLLVDESNQSAAIDEIEGYLRDNAESVVTTTRPLRLYGGALAGVFAYAVIVNAITVTAWTPPLDQAWNEFGRMKAGDVMSGQWWRAFTALSLHVDLQHWLSNLAFGGVFGFLVGRVLGGGVGWLAILLAGGIGNYLNAMMRDADHGSIGASTAVFGALGVMVAHAMAPRTRSTQSAMKRYSPLVGGVLMFAMLGIGDERTDVGAHASGLFAGFVIGWIACRMPEQWLARGDVQWGAGTIAVGILALSWIVALS